acattaaaaagtaatCTAGTGTGAAATTAAACTACTTAAATATGTGACAGACAGTAGAAAAATATGAGGTGTATACATTCATACTGAGCACTGTGTACTAAAACATTTACAGCAACTTTACGTTATTAATTTAACACTTGGCCAAACCAAACGTTAAGCACAATATCCCCTGAGAATTTTCATTCATTAAAGTATGAAAACCAGTATTAGCAATGCTTATCATATTCCTGTTATAAATATAGGtagaaaaatgtgttttcatttcaaataaaaagtttGATATGATTATGGTGAACTGAAATGTGAGTCACTCATTTTCTCTGCACTCCCCAGTTCTCTACAGTCATGCTTGTTATCAGATCCATTTACTGCGCTTAGAACCAAGATAATGTATCCACGCTTTGTCCcacttaatttattattattattattattttacgtgGGATTGTGTTAGATGTTTCTGTAGATGACATAGATGGCAGAGTATGAAATTAGCGAGTCATTTTTCTCATCATTAACCCGCAACTGTGTGGCAGGCGACCTttaagacttctcggagtgacAAATGTCAAGAAACGCTGTTAAACAGaaacagggccgtagctagtggggtgaactgtggtaatgattctaggggcccaaaagTACAGGGAgccccacaacaaattttaaactgcattttaataggaaaggggcccagagaaatatacagtcagggggccagATTACCTTGCTACAGCCCTGGACACAAATACACGCATTTGAAGAAGAACACTTGaacatattttggaaaacaaaaagATGAAAGAGAAGCGTCAATGCATGTCTCTGATTCGCTGTGTGTTTAGATGTTTATTGGCAAATTGTGTCTCACGGAACGCGCATATGATGATTTCTCACTATTTCTTACCTGTTCGTAATCTGGGAACAATTTTCAGGAATAGtgtcgtctatgagaatgcttaATATGATCTCAGAACATCTCAGGATGCAATGACATTGGAACAACAGGTGAGCTGTCATATGTGTCATAATTCAGTAGCAACAACCtcagaaatggttcttgaacaagACGTTTGTCTTctctttagcctccatttgtATGTAACATTCCCCAACTCTATAGGACAGCTGTTAAATAGAACATCTGATTCACATGCGTTTTTCACCAGACCTCTTATTTTACATAGACTaccaatcaaaataaaatattttgtgacaATGCAGCAGCTCCAGGAGAGTCAGATTATAAAAATTTGATCTTTGGAGAAATAGCAAACGATGGCAGGAAACCTGGCAGAAAAGTCTCAAAAAAGCCACACACAAATCCAAACTGATCCACACACGTGTGATGATTTGCAAATGCAGATTCAACAATTCATGAATAAATTGAACAAAATTCACAAAAGTTTTGATACAAATTAATTAAAGAACTTGTCAGATAGGCCTACgtatttgtaaaaacatttttaatttattgaagTCAGAAGTATTTGTGTGGACAATTGgggaaatatttgtttttatatttatgaattgtattttgaatttaTGCATCTGATTGTGAATTTTTGctgtgaatttttgtttttgtaaattagttaattgtattttgtaaatatattattttgagatCATTATGCCTCCATACCATTGTTCCTGATTATTGATTATTGGTCTAAAGCAAGGGTCTTCAACGATTATTGTTTGATCCACCACTCATAATAATCACTCGAACGTGAGCGAGAGACAGTACAGCCGttccctatatgcatattacgcagtctgcatagggcaccaactccctaggcgGCACAATTTTACCCTAGAGGGGAACCAGAAACTTCACTGGCTGGCCTTACTCACACGTtacacatgtattttttatttattttttatgatatttaaCAGGGGAATACATAATCATAAAACAggtccaatcaatcaatcatttaaCATATTCCAAAATACACACATCAGGCATCTTCCATAGAAACCTTTTTGTTTTACCATACCAtcacatattttaataattttatgaaaaacctcaataaaaaaaactataattagGGATACTTGAgacaaacatgatttttaataaatacaagtaTAAAATAGGTGTGAGATTTTTTCTTATTCCTCTTTGCAAAAACAACCTTGTGATGAAAGAACTTTCTTAAACTTACTAATAAATGCGATACATAATAtcaatttattacattaaaatgtatctctTTAACTTTGTTTGGAATTACATATTTATTGATGTCTAACTACAAATTCTGAATAGAAAGCAAAGGATAATCTTGCTTCCACTTCATAACAGCACTACAGAAGAGACTATTATCTTTGCTTAAGAACTTTCTAATATACAAGTTGTTCACTTTTTTATCCCTGAGGTCAATGATTGCCCTCAACAGAAAGACCTGGAAGTGAAACAACTACAGGTTTATACATATTTCTGAAACAAGTAGTTTTACTAATAACAGTGagtgaacacatttaaaatattcctTTAGATGTACATTTATCACAGAAATATGAATGAATTCACTGTTGTTATATAGCCTACATCACCAAAATGACTTCACAAGTCtacataaaaaatttgaaaatgtatgtttctaTTGCAGGTTATAAGTTATTCAAGGGCCCGGTAGCAGTCGCGGGCCTTTTGCTCGCCAATCCCTGGCAAGAGAGGAGTATGTATTTTAGTCCATCCACATTCTGAAGCCCCTCGAACCTGCACGCCAAATCTTCCTCTTGCAGTAATCCTTCATCATATTCACACACTGACGGTGCTGtcaaatcaacataattaaagGTGCATACAGTGATGAACATTTTTTCATTACTTGCATGAGATATAGCGTCTAGTTATaggcatatcagtaaccttaaacacgtttttattattattattattattatgcatggacagggtctgtctgtttgtctgtctgtctatctgcccaTTTTTTGGAGGGGGTGTGGCACAGTGATTAAAAAGGAAAATTTAAAATAGCACTTCATATCAAAAAGGTTGCAGACCTCTGCTAtacttaattaaattattattttaatggctttgcaatgtaaacctcataaaatatgtatatataatcataTGGTACCATACACGATTTTATAGACATAAAATGTAACACTTAATTTTCAGACAAAACAGGGGTCCCTGCTCCATCGCTCTACAtaccaaggggtccttggcctgaaaatggttgaagacccctgtTCTAAAAAGCCAATCAAGTGCTCTTTAACACCTTTCTTTTAGCACCACTTACATTTTGAAAAGTGCTATGTAATTTTAttacaaatctttaaaaaatataataatttttgtattctattctattctattctattctatacagtatattatatattacacttGTTTAGTGATTACGTAACcaagggaaaaaaaatatatatatatatatatatatatatatatatatatatatatatatatatacatatatatacatatatatacatcatTTTATAAGCATATATTTTAAGATATTCAGCTTTATAACAAATTTCCAAGAATGGAATTGTGCAATCCTTAAATATTATGCAACTTACAtactattaattaaaacatttatatcaaTAAAGAACTACAGGTTCATATTTCTTTTCATATAAATCCTAATAACAAACTAAAAGTGGACCATTTCAGTTTATGTGATTTGTATTCACCAAACGCCCCCCTCCCCAACCCcccacatttaaaaagaaaatcaatttCATTATGTTACGCTTTCTGCTGCTCCCTCACAGCCACTGGCAGGCAACCCATCAAAAAGCAACTTATTCTCACTCAGActttttaaaaaactattaatCTGTTGGCTACCAATCACAAGCTGTCCTCCTGTGAACAGACCAATGAGGAGATCAGGCACGTTGGGGGCTCAGCCATTCAAGGCAATACATTCTAATTCTGCCCATCATTTTCAAGAAAGTGCCACACCAGTGTAAGGTAGCTCTCATTTATGACCTGCAAGCAGAGAAGCAGTCGTGGGACATCTTTCTGTAGTGAGACTGGCACTGGGATGACTTTGGAGCTCCATCACACTTTTTGGAATAGTTAAAGAGATAACAAGGAGGAGGTTGGCTAGTTAATTAAAGAGAAGAGGTAGTGAAAAGAATAGACTCTAAATTGACCTGAGACTTGGGGTGATGTGAGGACCACAGCAGGATTTTAAGCACTCAAAAACCCAGGAAATAAGAAATTATCAAACCGAAAGTTTTCAAGTCATATTAAACTAGGACTAGACCTGGACTTGATCGTTTGGAGTACTTGATGTCAAAACATTGGTAAGCAATCACACAGGAATCATCATCATTGGAGACAGAGGTTGGAGACACATTAACTGGTTTACATGGAGTCCAATATTTCAGGGTCCTTCCTTTTCAACAATGGCTTGAACCAGTTCCCATCAGACATCAAGTCCCCTGTGTGCCAATACTCTATCCCAAACTCCTTCTACAAGCTTGGCCCTGCCAATATCAATGCCCAGCTCCAGGCTGGCACTCCGCATGGCATCAGTGACATCCTGAGTCGATCCATGATGGGCGGCCCAGGAGCCCCTACCATATTATCAGGGTACCCCCCTTTGGGTGGCTATGGAACAACTGTACCCAGTACCGGGGTGTATTATAATCGGGATTATGCCCCTTCTGGACTGAGTGGTTTCCCTAAATCCAGTGTAGAATGTCCAGGTATGAAGAGTAAAGGCACAAGCTGCTGGGTGGATGGAGGGTACGAGTGGAGAGGAGCAAGACAGCAGTGTGGCAACAGTAAGTCAAGTGTTCAGTGAATGGAAATctatatgtaaattatattatacTTAAATAATAGCAAACAAAGTACAACATTTACCATTGTAATGTATATCTTGTTAAATGTACTATTTAGCCAATTGTATGTCTTTACTAGATTGTAAACATATCTAAATGATTTAGATATGACAATGAATAGAAGGACAAGAAGCAATGTTATTTCTGATCAAAATCTGCAGATGAGATTTTTGTATTCGAGTACTTCACTTTAAAATGGCATAATTTCAGGAGCagtacaatattatatatatatatatatatatatatatatatatatatatatatatatatatatatatagtcagaaATCTGTTCTTCAGTTTCTGAGCCTAATAAAATCACTGTTTTCTTAACctaatttatttttcaatgaattCCTTTGAGATCTCAAGGATAGATCCAATAAGGGACACAACTGAGGTCACAGAAATGTGTTTACAAATGCAGTTTTGGTGACTATGTTTTAGATACATGTTTTCAGAATTTTATCTTTTATCTCTAGATGGGCATCCCATTGAGGCTGCAGGGAAGAAGAAGCACACGAGACCCACCTTCAGTGGGCACCAGATCTTCGCTCTGGAGAAAACTTTCGAACAGACCAAGTACCTGGCAGGACCAGAGAGAGCCAGACTGGCATACTCACTGGGCATGACTGAATCGCAAGTCAAAGTAAGATAATACACAGAAAATAGGTTCAGATGCCCAACAACATTATTCAGATTTAACAGAGCAGTTATTGTTCAGCTTCAAAtgctttttaataataattgacTTCTTGCAAGGGTCTATTTActatttaaaagtgtttttatcacTCATATCCTGTTTTTATTATTCTATATAAACCCTGTCATATGGGAAAAATAATACTTATATAAGAAAATATACGAAACATACAGCAGTCAGTTTTACAGTTAAACTTTTCCCTCAGATTGTAAATGAagctaataatataatttgtataaatttgtattttatttttattattatttaattttttttggtaacactttacaataaggttccatttgttgacattagtcaatgcattaagtatcatgaactaaaaatgtaaCAGTAtaatattacagcatttattaatctttgttaatgttagtttataatatacagttgttcattgttagttcatagtgaattaactaatgttaacaaatactcttgattttaaaaatgtattagtatatgttggaATTAACATAACCAAGATtcaaaatgctgtaaaagaattctttagttcattttaactaatgttaacaaatggaatcttattgtaaattgtGAAATTAATTTATTGGTAACATCACGAGTTGGGCTTTTACAGCACTTGTACTGACATCTGTCCAATACTTTGATTCATCCCAGGTGTGGTTCCAGAACCGGCGCACAAAATGGCGTAAGAAGAGCGCATCGGAGCCCAGCTCCACACAGGCCTCTCGGGATGAGAGTGGAGGAGACGGATCAGAGAatgaggtggaggatgaggaGTACAACAAGCCGCTGGACCCCGACACGGACGACGAGAAGATTCGACAGCTACTGCGCAAACACCGCAGAGCTTTCTCAGTACTGCGCCTGGGACCTCACCACATCTGATTTGCACACACTTACTGTACAGGGTCGTAACTTGTGTGGCACTCTTGCTTAAGGTACATATTTGTATCCTTAGGAGACaaaaaggttttttgttttttccttctcataaatgtacatttaaaggtATACAATAGGTCCTTGGGGTAAGACTATGCACCcaaaatgagttacatttttaCTAAAGGTACAAAAAGCCTACTTAAACAGTAAATTATTTTCTAAGAGTGTAGTGTAATTCACAGTCTAATATAGTATAATGTaccaacaaacaaatatataagaATATTCAGGCCATGCACATCAAATATGGACAGATGGAtcaaatttgtattgtttttggtaACAGTTTTATAAAGTgtgtatataatgcattataaaggtaTTCTTAACCCTTATAATAGCCTACACTTCTGTTACATAATCTTTAAatgtttcattcattttaatgaaaaatttaaagtttttaaaaaattaattgtattaataagcacaattaaaatacattataatactcaCCTATGTCATGGTTAAACCTTTAAAGagtatttggtaacactttacaataaggttccatttgttaacattagttaatataaacatacaatgaacaatgattttacagtaattattcatcttaattaatgttaataaaaatatatactaatacattttttaaatcaaaagctgTATTTGTTAACTTGAGTTATTGCACcatgaactaaaatgaactaacaatggactatttaatttttatttactaacattaacaTTGTATAAAagagtaaaatactgtaaaatacagtatattgtttgtttgtgatAACTTATGCATCACTATTGATCATGTTTTTATAATACTCTACATTATATATTCTTTAAAGTTATAACCATGAATGGGTAGCTGTTATAATGCATTCTTAATTGGGTTCCAGTTATATACGAGAACATGCCAATGATAGCAAGGTTTATTATAAGCATTATAATGCTTTTagaaaatgcattatatataaagGCTTTATAGAAAGTGTAACCcagttgttttttcttttaaagctgGAGTTAGGTCTACAGTAACATTGCTAAAAACCTattcaaatatgtaaaatatgtcaATTTTCAGTTGAATATTTAAATGCccagaagaataaatgtaaatgaatacatttatttatcaattatgAGCTGCAACATTCAAAGATGTTACTCTTTTAATACTTTCGAATTGATGACAAATTCTGTTAATGTCACTGTAGCGAATGTCCCTGCCCAATTACAATGCAAATACTATGTATGTTTAGTTGAGTTGGTCCTAACAATGGCATAATTCATCCATAAACACGAGAGTTCaaagaaaataatgtgttttccattatttgcatttagcagacactttcaaAAGTCAAAAGCAATTATAATGCAGTACTCAACAACATCTGCATTATGCCATCGAAGCACGGTGATTATTGGTTATTGTTTATAGATTTTAAAAGAACAGGGTTTTTTGACAGGGTAAGAGTCCCCAAAATTAAAGTAACAATAATGAAAgtacaaaacattttgaaaataataataataaaaattataaacaaattttACATCTTAACTGCAGATCTTAATTAAATGGTCTCATTATGCGATAATGACTTTGGATTGATCAGTCAATGTGTAACTTTCAAACTGGTCATCATCAGATGTCCTCATTGATGCTCATTTCTAACATCTAACATCAACATAAGTTTGGTTCAGGTTTCTTAAACGTTATTTATGTGTCCATTAGGTCGATTCATTCTTTAACTTATCACATTACCAAAACCATCTGAAGAAATgagatgattttttatttttacttttgatgatatataaatatatatccttTATATGTACTGGATATATACAAAATTGTTCTAATAAACATGGTCTTCAATGAATTATAatgcaaatgtataataaattactgtaattgGATTGACTGTTGATTTTGTCCTATtgaaaacattaaaattacaaagaAATACTTCTGGTATACTACTTtggcatacagtatgttttttaaatgtttaaaggaatacaATGAAAAGAATTACAAAGTTGTGATTTCATGCCTAACCTGTTGAAGAAATTCTCAGCAACAGGCCCACGTCTTTAACTTGTGCAAATCAATGTAGAAATCTTCTCTTATCGTTTTCAAGTAAATCAGCATGCACTCACTATAAAATGGTTAAACTGAAAGTGACATTGTCAGTTTGATGAATCTGATTTAACTAATGATTCCTTTGAGATCAGTCGCCCACAGGGAGACATCAGTCTGATCTCTGGAGCCTGATATCTGAATGAGATAGAGCAGAAGGTGGGAGGAGTTTGTGATTCATGATGCAGTGTGTAATGCAACAGTTCTGGAACAGCTGTTTTTGTTGTGGACATCTTAACTGCAGATCTTAATTAAAGGGTCTAATTATGCAGTTTATTCATAATGATACTGACTTTGGATGTGTAACATTCAAACTGGTCATCGTCAGATGTCCTCAGTGATGCTAATTTCTAACATCTAACATCAGGGCCATTTCTGAGCAAATGGGGGGCCTACACGAAACCCTGCTTGGAGCAACATAAGTTTGGTTCAGGTTTCTTAAACGTGTCTATTAGGTTGATGAATTCTTTAACTTATCACATTAACAAAACTTTTAACAAAATGACTTTGAATCAGAAATTCTTGCCAGTGCATACTTCAGttgttaatatatacattttattaggaaacaaaactttaacattacatatttaagaaaaacattcatttttgcTGCAGAAAGTAATAATAAGGGGGTCTCAAGACCGTTTTCGGCCATTCCAACTTTCAGCAGCACCTGAGGTACAGCTAGAGAACACTGCAACAATCTTACTGCATCTAACGCCACTGTGCTTTACATTACTACTGACATCCCGCGGGAAAAACTGAGTAAAAGGAAGAGGAAAAAAAGATGGTCATATTTGGCACTGTATTAAACATTGTGCACTTCCATCGCTTAGAAGCGCAAGAAACGCTTGTGCGCTCAAaagatattatatattttttagagatttatgcatttttaattttataacaaAACTGCATCAAGTACTATTTTACTTTaatgaatttaattttaaaaacctaaatatttaaagttttgttaatttaatttgattgaacATTATACAATAAAATTTGATGCAgttttgctatatatatatttatatatatatttgactgtGTCTGCATAGCTGCATTAAATAGGACaataacattattaaataatatcatgaAAACAGAATCGTCATGGAGAATGTGATCATCAATGTCAacaattttcatattttgcaGGCTGTGGTATGAATATGGTTGTTCATCTAAAATTTCTTCATGCATTTACACTGAAAGCATTTCACAACTCATAATTTCCCAATGCGCGTCTGGAACCTGTATCGACACACTGGTCCTGCAGTTAGCATTAATCTTAAACTTTCACACCACGCCATAATCCATCTTCTCACTGCATGGATATACACTATATGAcatatattattctatttttcatTGGTTCGGGGTTGACCTCATTTCTGTCACAAAGTTACATTTATTAGAAAAGGTCAGAAAGACAAAGAAggtaaaaatgacttttaaaaagtttaacatcAAAATAAGCAATGTCAGCTGCTATTAAAGAAACTCCTTTTTACAGTGTTCTACATTTGCTAACATCTTgaaaacattgcaaatgaactccCCAAAACAAGTGCAAAAATGAATGGCTACATACACTTTGTACTTAGCATGCTAATAACAGTGCTCTAAAAGACACATAAATTACATCTCGTAAGACTGTAGTGTTTCTTTGTATAATCGCAAATGCTAAATTACATCAATGCCATTCCAATTCCGACTCCATTGCCTCCTATTGAAGCACAGTTTGAAGTGATGCCCTCGAGAACAGTAAATTATGTCGACCATATCATGAATCAGCTACAACAAGTCCATTATTGACAGGTGGGCCGTACAATTTAACCCTCACGCATAGATTATGCAGCCTGTCGAGTATTTACAAGTCAATccaaacaaaaatgacaaatttatGTGATATGCTTAAAGCAATTTACACACCAGTATATAACCACATAGAATCCTACATGCACATCACATCTAGTTTTAAATGATTATGCTGaatgtttctaaactaaatctcaAACTGCAAGAAAAAACAATCTATTCAGGGGCAACTAAACATATTCATTTACAtcaatattaaaacaaacagcTACCAGTTTTCAGTGAAGACTAAATTATTTCAGACAGCATCATCGTGTTGTCAGAACAACATcttgttaaaggtgaagtgtgtacatatttcaatgttaaaatattctcCTAAtagaaaaaagaataaataagcTATTTGCAGGTGGATATCACTGAAAACTGTACAACAACATGTCTCTGTGGCACTACGTGGGACTTGATGGGGTGAACAATTATTGAAATTAAGTGCTATTTTATGCATGTTTGAGCCAGATGAAAATAGGacatttgttaatgtttaatgttctatTATACTGGTATTTAAATAGAGTTTCTGTAAGGCTGGAGTTTTGGAGGTTATCACTGCGGTGAAGCTGTTTGTGCTTAGGTTAAGGATGAACTTACACTTTCAAGTGAGCATTCAAGTACTGCTTAGCTCCATAAGAAGCTGCTATCAAATTGACAGTGCAACAATTTCATTGTCCTTACACTTGCTCGCCTGACATGTACTAATTATTAGTAACATAAATTAAGTTGTACCAACATAAGAAtattaattacaataaacatcattaAATTGAGTTTGATCCTAATAAAAATAGAACACTTTATTGATCTATTTTGAATTGAACTGACTTAATATGAATGTActaaataaaattgtgtttaaaaactttttcaAATTCAATTAAGGGTAATGGCTTCATTTTTTGAGTGTACTCtatattcaatattctataaaaaaaaattgctaacatttatttacaatgtttttgattcattaaaaataacTAGAACAAAAGAGTCcattgtttgggaatcagactacactggttgccctgtatgtttcacgctgtagattctgaagaaccggctcataagagtcaattGTTCGGAAAGTGTACAACACCTCTAGCATTGTTTGTTTTGCgctctagattcaaaagaaaatactcataagagtcattagtttgggaactggtctacactggtaacactgtATGTTTTGAACAGTAGATTTTATAGAACCGGctcataaatgtaatttgtttggaAAGCGTACAACACTTTATTGTAACATTGTGttttgaaatgtatattaataagACATTTATATAAGAGTCaatacaattaaaaacatacTTCACTTGTAGTGTTCGGTGTTTCATGATGTAGATTAATAAGAAACGGCTTAAAGAGTCAGTTGTTCGGGATTGGACAACACTGGTCGCactgtgttttgtgctgtagattcaaaagaatcgactcatttgtatgggaatcggactacactgtttgAGTTGTGTTTTTTGCACTCTATATTCATAAAAATTGCTCATAAGAGTAAATCGTACAGGAACTGGACTGTACTGGACACACTGTGTGTTTCCTGCTGTAGATTCAGTAGAGAGGCAGCACTAATGCAGAATAGCACAGCAataaacactgtcagagtattttagtaCGCTGTTCTATCCACATTGGTGGAAACATGCACATTCAAGAACCACTAACAGAAATTTAAGCACactgtagttctagcgggaagactagcagctgtacatcattgtaccattagctaggtaactccaagccaatcacatgtaagccattgctttataagtctgctcacaatctatcacattgctgtttcagtgtgctaacacggcaacctccaccaccccaccaccaccagttgagtcccgtcctgcacgggggcaggatatgacggttccgagtacaactccttcggactgccagacagggtttacgccaaagagagacattacttttctgttttatattcatcaaataaatgtcatcttaatttTCGCTCAAGTcagtgagtcttcctgatagaactgaaAGATATGAAATTTACTTGGTTTCTgcatttgtaaaaaacaaaaatggatcCAGTTCCGGATAAGAACCAGTTATCAGTTCCCAAACAAATTTTTGTAAGACCTATGGCAGAtagggggagtgtttgggaaacctgtttgaaaacataaatgtttttttgtgactGCATTTGGTGactctagtggcacagaaattacacacttcacctttaagtggtTTGGTTCTAATATATTAACTGACATCAGCATTCATTTCCAAACAGGCGTATTAGATGCTTATTTCTCTAAGAGCATTTGTCCTGGAAATAAAAACTTGGTCTGAAAATGTACATGATGGACAGCACATTACCAAGACAATTGCTTCAACGGACTACACTGAATCAACTGTATATTATTTGATGTACATATTCTTtgttaaagaaaataatgaaataaaataacttttttttatgattttagcACTGAAAATGCACTGTAATCTGTCATTCTTTACCATTACCAAATACCCAACACAGGAATTCAAACCAAATTAAAACAAACCTCTTCATGGATTAGAAAAagttaaaaacatactgtacacacatctCTGAATGCTACAATCCACATTATAATTCGGCACTGCACTAGTGCTCTAATTAAAAGTCAGGGGCGCTTCCAGGCCAGGACACTTTGTGTGGGATTTCCATAATTCA
This sequence is a window from Xyrauchen texanus isolate HMW12.3.18 chromosome 37, RBS_HiC_50CHRs, whole genome shotgun sequence. Protein-coding genes within it:
- the nkx6.3 gene encoding homeobox protein Nkx-6.3, with translation MESNISGSFLFNNGLNQFPSDIKSPVCQYSIPNSFYKLGPANINAQLQAGTPHGISDILSRSMMGGPGAPTILSGYPPLGGYGTTVPSTGVYYNRDYAPSGLSGFPKSSVECPGMKSKGTSCWVDGGYEWRGARQQCGNNGHPIEAAGKKKHTRPTFSGHQIFALEKTFEQTKYLAGPERARLAYSLGMTESQVKVWFQNRRTKWRKKSASEPSSTQASRDESGGDGSENEVEDEEYNKPLDPDTDDEKIRQLLRKHRRAFSVLRLGPHHI